From Candidatus Pedobacter colombiensis, one genomic window encodes:
- the pfkA gene encoding 6-phosphofructokinase, with amino-acid sequence MNKIKNIGVLTSGGDAPGMNAAIRAVVRAAIYYDLQVTGILRGYEGLVHGDFIEMNRKSVANIIQRGGTILKTARSDAFRTKDGREQAYAQLKKHDIDALIVIGGDGTFTGANLFSSEFDFPIVGLPGTIDNDLQGTDFTIGYDTAINTVVNAVDKIRDTAESHDRLFIVEVMGRDSGLIALRSGIGVGAEAILIPEANMGVDGLITRLESGRKDKASKIVVVAEGDEVGGAFNVGEVLKERFPHYDIRVSVLGHIQRGGKPSCMDRVLASRFGVAAVEGVLNGQSGVMVGQINRELVFTPFDHAIKHIDAQEVSPAWLKLVEILSL; translated from the coding sequence ATGAATAAAATAAAAAATATTGGAGTATTAACTTCAGGTGGCGATGCTCCTGGAATGAATGCTGCCATTAGGGCAGTTGTTAGAGCGGCAATTTATTATGATTTACAGGTTACGGGAATTTTAAGAGGATACGAAGGATTGGTTCATGGAGATTTTATTGAAATGAACAGAAAATCCGTAGCCAATATTATTCAAAGGGGAGGGACTATTTTAAAAACAGCGCGCAGTGATGCTTTCCGAACTAAAGATGGACGGGAACAAGCATACGCGCAGTTGAAAAAGCATGATATAGATGCATTAATTGTAATTGGTGGAGACGGGACGTTTACCGGAGCAAATTTATTTAGTAGTGAGTTTGATTTTCCGATTGTTGGACTGCCGGGAACAATAGATAACGATTTACAGGGAACTGATTTTACGATTGGTTATGATACAGCAATTAATACCGTTGTAAATGCTGTTGATAAGATCAGGGATACTGCAGAGTCGCATGACCGATTATTTATAGTGGAGGTGATGGGAAGAGATTCGGGCTTAATTGCCCTAAGAAGTGGAATTGGCGTAGGTGCTGAGGCTATTCTTATTCCTGAAGCGAATATGGGCGTGGATGGCTTGATTACACGACTAGAAAGCGGCCGTAAGGATAAGGCATCTAAGATTGTAGTAGTAGCCGAAGGAGATGAGGTAGGTGGTGCCTTTAATGTAGGAGAAGTTCTGAAAGAAAGGTTTCCGCACTATGATATCAGGGTTTCAGTATTGGGGCATATTCAACGTGGAGGAAAGCCAAGCTGTATGGATCGTGTTTTGGCTAGTCGCTTTGGGGTTGCTGCAGTTGAAGGTGTTTTGAATGGACAGTCGGGAGTTATGGTTGGGCAGATAAACAGGGAACTGGTTTTTACACCATTTGATCATGCTATAAAGCATATTGATGCGCAGGAAGTGAGTCCAGCCTGGTTAAAGCTGGTAGAAATATTGTCATTGTAA
- a CDS encoding 30S ribosomal protein S16 yields MATKIRLQRFGKKGKPFFHVVVADSRSPRDGKFIERLGSYNPNTNPATIEINFDKTLDWVNKGAEPTDTCRAILSYKGVLYKKHLEGGVKKGALTAEQAEAKFAEWLSAKDGQIAGKKDGLTKSKEEVKKAALAAESKKNADRAAALAIKNAPVVEEVVAEEEVAPEAAAEDAPATDEATPAAEENKEEQA; encoded by the coding sequence ATGGCAACTAAAATCAGATTGCAAAGATTCGGTAAAAAAGGAAAACCTTTTTTCCACGTAGTGGTAGCGGATTCCCGTTCACCAAGAGATGGTAAATTTATTGAGCGTTTAGGTTCTTATAACCCAAACACCAATCCTGCTACTATTGAAATTAATTTCGATAAAACTTTAGACTGGGTAAACAAAGGTGCTGAACCTACGGATACTTGTCGTGCAATCCTTTCTTACAAAGGTGTTTTGTACAAAAAACACTTAGAAGGTGGTGTTAAAAAAGGCGCATTAACTGCTGAGCAAGCTGAAGCTAAATTTGCTGAATGGTTAAGTGCTAAAGATGGTCAGATTGCAGGTAAAAAAGATGGTTTAACTAAATCTAAGGAAGAAGTTAAAAAAGCTGCTTTAGCTGCTGAAAGCAAGAAAAATGCTGATCGTGCTGCTGCTCTGGCTATTAAAAATGCACCGGTAGTAGAAGAAGTTGTTGCTGAAGAAGAAGTAGCTCCTGAGGCTGCTGCTGAAGATGCTCCAGCTACTGATGAGGCAACTCCTGCTGCTGAAGAAAACAAAGAAGAACAAGCATAA
- the rimM gene encoding ribosome maturation factor RimM (Essential for efficient processing of 16S rRNA) yields MTQEEAFYIGYITKTKGLKGEVQLFFEYDEPELLDLDVVFAEINGKMVPFFVSSYKLQSNNTGNFYFDDIDHIDKAQALVRKKIYLPLSKMPDRSDDDFHYNDLKGFTVSDETHGELGEIIEVNEYPQQFVATVLYKGTEIMFPLNEDMIVEIDEEEETLLVDLPEGLLDIYLSN; encoded by the coding sequence ATGACACAGGAAGAAGCGTTTTACATAGGGTATATTACCAAGACAAAGGGATTGAAGGGTGAGGTTCAATTATTTTTTGAATATGATGAACCGGAATTATTAGATCTGGATGTGGTTTTTGCAGAAATAAATGGTAAAATGGTCCCGTTTTTTGTGTCATCCTATAAGCTGCAAAGCAATAACACGGGTAACTTCTATTTCGATGATATAGATCATATCGATAAAGCTCAGGCTTTGGTCAGAAAAAAAATCTACCTGCCTTTGTCTAAAATGCCAGATCGCTCAGATGATGATTTTCATTATAATGATTTAAAAGGTTTTACCGTTTCGGATGAGACGCATGGAGAGCTTGGTGAAATTATTGAAGTAAATGAATATCCACAGCAGTTTGTAGCAACGGTTTTGTATAAGGGTACAGAGATCATGTTCCCTTTAAACGAGGATATGATCGTTGAAATTGATGAAGAGGAAGAGACCTTATTGGTAGATTTACCGGAAGGTTTACTGGATATTTACCTGTCAAATTAA
- the trmD gene encoding tRNA (guanosine(37)-N1)-methyltransferase TrmD, with translation MRFDIISVLPDLLVSPFAHSILQRAQKKGIAEIVVHNLRDYATNKQKSVDDYPYGGGSGMVMSIEPFARCIEALKAERNYDEVIFMSPDGETFNQTIANELSGKGNIMILCGHYKGIDQRIRDLFVTREISIGDYVLSGGELPAAVLVDAIVRLIPGVLNDETSALSDSFQGELLDAPVYTRPADWRGHKVPDVLLSGHEAKINEWRHDQALIRTQTRRPDLLED, from the coding sequence ATGCGTTTCGACATTATATCTGTTTTACCTGATTTACTGGTTAGCCCTTTTGCTCATTCTATTCTTCAGCGTGCACAAAAAAAAGGCATTGCTGAAATTGTTGTTCATAATTTAAGGGATTATGCGACCAACAAGCAAAAAAGTGTAGATGACTATCCTTATGGTGGTGGTAGTGGTATGGTGATGTCTATTGAGCCCTTTGCGCGCTGCATCGAAGCGCTTAAGGCAGAACGTAATTATGACGAGGTTATCTTTATGAGTCCTGATGGAGAAACGTTTAACCAGACGATTGCAAACGAGTTATCAGGAAAGGGAAATATTATGATTCTGTGCGGGCATTACAAGGGTATAGATCAGCGGATCAGAGATCTGTTTGTAACACGAGAGATTTCGATCGGGGATTATGTGCTTTCTGGTGGAGAACTCCCTGCAGCGGTGCTTGTAGATGCTATTGTGCGGTTAATTCCAGGTGTTTTAAATGATGAGACTTCTGCGTTGTCTGATAGTTTCCAGGGTGAGTTGCTTGATGCGCCTGTTTATACGAGGCCTGCTGACTGGAGGGGGCATAAGGTGCCAGATGTGTTGTTGAGCGGGCATGAGGCAAAGATCAACGAATGGCGACATGACCAGGCTTTGATCCGTACGCAAACGCGTAGGCCAGATCTTTTGGAAGATTAG
- the rplS gene encoding 50S ribosomal protein L19: MDLVKFVEEQVIAKNEFPAFKSGDTVSVHYKIREGNKERIQIYQGVVLQRNSVGASETFTVRKMSNGVGVERIFPINSPNIAKIEVNSHGKVRRAKLFYLRELTGKAARIKSKRV; this comes from the coding sequence ATGGATTTAGTAAAATTTGTTGAAGAGCAGGTAATCGCAAAAAATGAGTTTCCTGCATTCAAATCAGGAGATACAGTGAGTGTTCACTATAAAATTCGCGAAGGTAATAAAGAACGTATTCAAATTTACCAAGGCGTAGTATTACAACGTAATAGCGTTGGTGCAAGCGAAACGTTTACCGTTCGTAAAATGTCTAACGGCGTAGGTGTAGAGCGTATATTCCCTATTAACTCTCCTAACATCGCTAAAATCGAAGTGAATAGCCACGGTAAAGTTCGCAGAGCGAAATTATTTTATCTGCGCGAATTGACTGGTAAAGCAGCTCGTATCAAATCTAAAAGAGTTTAA
- a CDS encoding Glu/Leu/Phe/Val dehydrogenase dimerization domain-containing protein: MKELLKKFEEKRPEIVFEWKDKESEAEGWVVINSLRGGAAGGGTRMRKGLDKREVESLAKTMEVKFTVSGPPIGGAKSGINFDPADPRKKEVLERWYKAVMPLLKSYYGTGGDLNIDEIHEVIPITENYGLWHPQEGVINGHYQARENERIHQIGQLRYGVSKVLEDLNYTPDIKRKYKVADMITGYGVAESIGHFYGIWGGELAGKRAIIQGWGNVAAAAGYYLAQNGVKVVGIIDRVGGLIKKEGFSKEEIVALFNNRVGNTLVSPDLISFEEASEQIWNIGAEIFVPAAASRLVKQAEVDQLIAGGLEVIACGANVPFADKEIFFGSIMEHVDNHCAVIPDFISNCGMARVFAYLMQRNVEMSDDAIFTDASQVIYKAMKAIHDESPERKQLSKTAFEIALKQLV, encoded by the coding sequence ATGAAAGAACTGTTAAAAAAATTCGAGGAGAAGCGACCGGAGATTGTTTTTGAATGGAAGGATAAAGAATCTGAAGCTGAGGGCTGGGTGGTTATCAATTCACTTCGTGGTGGTGCTGCCGGTGGTGGTACAAGGATGCGTAAGGGACTGGATAAAAGAGAGGTTGAATCTTTGGCTAAAACAATGGAGGTAAAGTTTACAGTGTCAGGACCTCCTATAGGTGGTGCTAAATCAGGCATAAACTTTGACCCTGCGGATCCAAGAAAGAAGGAAGTATTAGAACGCTGGTATAAAGCCGTAATGCCTTTGTTGAAGAGTTATTATGGGACCGGTGGAGATTTAAATATTGATGAGATTCATGAAGTGATTCCAATCACTGAGAATTATGGCTTATGGCATCCACAAGAGGGTGTAATCAATGGACATTACCAGGCCAGAGAAAATGAGCGTATTCATCAGATTGGTCAATTGCGCTACGGAGTATCTAAAGTGCTGGAAGATTTAAACTACACGCCTGACATCAAAAGGAAATATAAAGTTGCTGATATGATTACAGGTTACGGTGTAGCCGAGTCGATCGGGCATTTTTATGGCATCTGGGGTGGTGAATTAGCCGGAAAAAGAGCGATTATTCAGGGATGGGGTAATGTAGCGGCAGCCGCGGGTTATTATCTGGCACAAAATGGTGTAAAAGTTGTAGGGATTATTGACCGTGTTGGCGGATTGATAAAGAAAGAAGGCTTTAGCAAGGAAGAGATCGTTGCTCTGTTTAACAATAGGGTTGGAAACACATTGGTTTCTCCTGACCTGATTTCTTTTGAGGAGGCTAGTGAGCAGATTTGGAATATAGGAGCAGAAATTTTTGTTCCTGCAGCAGCTTCCAGGCTTGTTAAGCAAGCAGAAGTGGATCAGTTGATCGCTGGTGGCTTGGAGGTAATTGCATGCGGTGCAAACGTTCCTTTTGCGGATAAAGAGATTTTCTTTGGAAGCATTATGGAGCACGTTGATAACCATTGTGCTGTAATTCCAGACTTTATTTCTAACTGTGGTATGGCCAGAGTTTTTGCTTACTTGATGCAAAGAAATGTAGAGATGAGCGATGATGCAATATTTACTGATGCATCACAAGTAATTTATAAAGCAATGAAGGCGATCCATGATGAGTCACCGGAGCGTAAACAGCTATCTAAAACCGCATTCGAAATTGCATTAAAACAATTGGTGTAA
- a CDS encoding mechanosensitive ion channel: MMDNQFFEQIFWGNTVKQYCFFVGIILLGLLFKRLVSRLISFFLFKIFKKFAEEVNGDTFTALLVKPIESFISFCTFYLAVNNLTHPLDIVLWHRSKTKLGVTVGDCLDKVFLFLIILSVFWIILRIIDFIAFVLKHKASITNNRADDQLVPFLKELTKTLVCFLGFFVLLGFVFEINVLTLITGLGIGGIAIALAAKESLENLLGSFTIFLDKPFTVGDVVKVGGVEGTINKVGFRSTWLTSPDKTTIVIPNKAMIAGVLENVTLRNYRRVNFSIGITYETESTDIKQILEAIGGFLTAHRETKDGYATFDSFGDSSLRIQVVYLVKNMEFNKYLKVKEEVNFKLMEVVKQYRSDFAYPTQRSITDGQK; encoded by the coding sequence ATGATGGATAATCAATTTTTTGAACAGATTTTCTGGGGCAATACAGTTAAGCAATATTGTTTTTTTGTTGGTATTATTTTACTTGGACTACTGTTTAAAAGATTGGTTTCCAGGTTAATTAGTTTTTTTCTTTTTAAAATATTTAAGAAGTTTGCCGAAGAGGTTAATGGGGATACTTTTACTGCACTCCTGGTAAAACCCATAGAATCATTTATTTCTTTCTGTACATTCTATCTTGCTGTTAATAATTTAACCCACCCGCTTGATATTGTCCTGTGGCACAGATCAAAAACAAAGTTAGGCGTCACTGTTGGAGATTGTCTGGATAAGGTATTTCTATTTCTGATTATTTTGTCCGTTTTCTGGATCATCTTAAGAATTATTGATTTTATAGCTTTTGTATTAAAGCATAAAGCATCAATAACCAATAATCGGGCAGATGATCAATTGGTGCCATTCTTAAAAGAGTTGACTAAGACGCTGGTTTGTTTTTTAGGTTTTTTTGTGTTACTAGGCTTTGTTTTTGAGATTAATGTCCTTACCCTGATTACTGGACTAGGAATTGGTGGTATTGCAATAGCGTTAGCTGCAAAAGAAAGTTTGGAGAACCTACTCGGCTCTTTTACCATATTCCTGGATAAGCCTTTTACTGTTGGCGATGTGGTTAAGGTGGGTGGAGTAGAGGGCACGATTAATAAAGTTGGTTTTAGAAGTACCTGGTTGACGAGTCCTGATAAAACGACCATCGTTATTCCAAATAAGGCAATGATTGCCGGAGTACTTGAAAATGTAACCTTAAGAAACTATAGAAGGGTGAATTTTTCTATTGGTATTACTTATGAAACTGAGTCGACTGATATTAAACAGATCCTTGAAGCAATTGGAGGCTTTCTGACTGCTCATCGAGAGACAAAGGATGGTTACGCTACGTTTGATAGTTTTGGCGATTCCTCTTTGCGTATACAGGTTGTTTACCTGGTTAAGAATATGGAATTCAATAAGTATCTTAAAGTGAAGGAGGAGGTTAATTTTAAGCTTATGGAGGTAGTTAAACAGTACCGCTCTGACTTTGCCTATCCAACGCAAAGATCGATTACTGATGGTCAGAAGTAA
- a CDS encoding phosphatidylserine decarboxylase family protein — MTIHKEGYTTIALSVLFIFILNAIISYKFDDITWLRWLIYIFSFSLFVIVLQFFRNPSRTFTTGENLVICPADGKVVVIEETEEGEYFKDKRLQVSIFMSPVNVHINRNPISGVVKFFKYHPGKYLAAWNPKSSTENERTTVVVEHKNGTPVLFRQIAGALARRIVWYVKEGDKVEQTKEFGFIKFGSRVDIFLPLGTKVNLELNQVVKGGITVLAELS, encoded by the coding sequence ATGACCATACACAAAGAAGGTTACACCACCATTGCACTATCTGTCCTTTTCATATTTATTTTGAATGCGATTATTTCTTATAAATTTGATGACATAACCTGGTTAAGATGGTTAATCTACATTTTCTCTTTTTCCCTTTTCGTTATCGTTTTACAGTTTTTTAGAAACCCATCACGAACATTTACCACCGGAGAAAACCTGGTTATTTGCCCGGCAGATGGAAAAGTTGTGGTAATAGAAGAGACAGAAGAAGGTGAATATTTTAAAGACAAAAGATTACAGGTATCTATATTCATGTCGCCTGTAAATGTACACATCAACAGAAACCCGATTTCTGGAGTAGTTAAGTTTTTTAAATACCATCCGGGTAAATATTTAGCAGCCTGGAATCCTAAATCATCTACAGAGAACGAAAGAACAACAGTAGTTGTAGAACATAAAAATGGTACACCTGTATTGTTTAGACAAATTGCAGGTGCACTTGCCAGAAGGATTGTTTGGTATGTAAAAGAAGGAGATAAAGTTGAGCAGACTAAAGAATTTGGTTTTATCAAATTCGGCTCAAGGGTGGATATATTCCTGCCTCTTGGTACCAAAGTTAACCTGGAGCTAAATCAGGTTGTAAAAGGCGGAATTACAGTACTGGCCGAGCTTTCATAA
- the hpt gene encoding hypoxanthine phosphoribosyltransferase, translating to MNNIIIEDKAFEILLENHTISKRTRLIGIQMNMDYEKRCPIFIGVLNGSFLFMADLLKEVEIPCEIGFIRVSSYEGTESSGKIKEAFGLPKNLHNRDIIIVEDIVDSGFTLNYVLSEVYKQTPASVKVCSLLFKPEALKAPIKELEYVGFEIANEFVVGYGLDYIGLGRNLKDIYREKTVPSQLP from the coding sequence ATGAACAACATTATAATTGAAGATAAAGCGTTTGAAATTCTTTTGGAGAATCACACCATTAGCAAAAGAACACGTCTAATCGGTATACAGATGAATATGGACTATGAAAAACGTTGTCCCATATTTATTGGCGTATTAAATGGGAGTTTCTTATTTATGGCCGACCTGCTTAAGGAAGTGGAGATCCCCTGCGAAATTGGGTTTATCAGGGTTTCTTCTTATGAAGGAACCGAAAGCAGTGGAAAAATAAAAGAAGCATTTGGGTTACCTAAAAATCTACACAACCGCGACATCATCATTGTTGAGGATATTGTAGATAGCGGCTTTACGCTTAATTACGTCCTGAGCGAGGTATATAAACAAACACCAGCCTCAGTTAAGGTTTGCAGCCTTTTATTCAAACCTGAAGCCTTAAAAGCACCTATAAAGGAGCTTGAATACGTAGGTTTTGAAATCGCAAATGAGTTTGTGGTTGGCTATGGTTTAGATTACATCGGACTCGGCCGAAACCTGAAAGATATCTACAGAGAGAAAACTGTTCCGTCTCAGTTACCTTAA
- a CDS encoding transglycosylase domain-containing protein: MHLPKINIPKKYIKTGAWVLGIFLLLLIIAGIVAYSKREALLTKMMTKAIDKADKDYGLDVKIAEYGFNGLSTVHMKNISVVPKDRDTLTTINDMTIGVKLFPLIFGDVKLSEINLNVGKLNVVFKDSLSNLDFILKRKKKDNTEKKTKTGLADLAHNLLNQILYKIPDNMEINDFLLNVNDNDTAKLSFLTKKATINDGDLNSTILVNGTESTWHIKGTVKPGKKQLDIMLFADNKKIELPYLDRKLQAKLSFDTVRTEMKNAEYSGDNFKISGSWSIKNLLINHPKIASNDIVVSNARIDADMLIGKNFVALDSSSTVYLQKATIHPYLKYTLSPNKIYEVKLRAPEQDAQEVLSAFPQGLFESLDGMQVSGKIRYDLDFYLDSSLPDSVKFSSSLTPANFKILKFGKTDLQKINRDFVYTPYEHGKPMRDILIGPANPNYTPLSEVSSNFKNAILTSEDPSFFTHKGFVEESIRKSIAVNFKAKKFVRGGSTISMQLVKNIFLSRQKTLSRKAEEILIVWLIENNHLVSKNRMLEVYFNIIEMGQNIYGIGEATRYYFGKKPSDLNIGEGIFLANIVPRPKIALYKFKDNGELKDYLYPYFKFIGKIMAGRGLTPNDSSGYGFYNVRLREGLRKYLLPDSTKIDTTAFDNDDPLPAIETHDAPKSLFDRIFGRQKKDTTATPSVKIDTTKTKKQLRQERREQRKREKEQEKAKQL; the protein is encoded by the coding sequence ATGCATCTTCCAAAAATTAACATCCCCAAAAAGTACATTAAGACCGGAGCGTGGGTATTGGGGATTTTTCTTCTTTTACTGATTATTGCAGGCATTGTTGCCTATAGCAAAAGAGAAGCCCTTCTAACAAAAATGATGACAAAGGCCATTGATAAGGCCGATAAAGATTATGGCCTGGATGTTAAAATTGCTGAATATGGGTTTAATGGATTGAGCACTGTTCACATGAAAAACATTTCGGTAGTCCCTAAAGACCGGGATACTCTTACCACAATAAATGACATGACCATTGGAGTTAAGCTTTTCCCCTTAATTTTTGGTGATGTTAAACTCTCTGAAATTAATTTAAACGTCGGTAAGCTAAATGTGGTTTTCAAAGATTCCTTAAGCAACCTCGACTTCATTCTAAAAAGAAAAAAGAAAGATAATACAGAAAAGAAGACCAAAACAGGCCTTGCTGATCTAGCGCATAACTTGCTAAATCAAATTTTGTATAAAATTCCTGACAATATGGAAATCAACGACTTTCTATTGAATGTAAACGATAATGATACAGCAAAACTGAGCTTCCTTACCAAAAAGGCTACAATTAATGATGGCGATTTAAATTCAACAATTTTAGTAAACGGCACTGAATCTACCTGGCACATTAAAGGAACTGTAAAACCGGGAAAGAAGCAATTGGACATCATGCTTTTTGCAGACAACAAGAAGATAGAATTGCCCTATCTGGATCGCAAACTGCAAGCCAAATTGAGTTTTGATACGGTAAGAACAGAAATGAAAAATGCCGAATATAGTGGCGACAATTTCAAAATATCTGGCTCCTGGTCGATCAAAAACTTACTCATCAACCATCCCAAAATCGCTTCCAACGACATCGTGGTTTCCAATGCAAGGATTGATGCCGATATGCTTATTGGAAAGAATTTTGTTGCGCTGGATAGTTCTTCGACTGTCTATCTTCAAAAAGCAACCATTCATCCTTATTTAAAATACACCTTATCTCCTAACAAAATTTATGAGGTAAAGCTTCGCGCGCCAGAACAGGACGCCCAGGAAGTATTAAGCGCTTTTCCGCAAGGCTTATTTGAATCACTTGACGGAATGCAGGTGAGTGGAAAGATCCGCTATGACCTGGATTTTTATCTTGACAGTTCACTTCCGGATAGTGTAAAATTCAGCTCTTCGCTAACACCTGCCAATTTCAAGATCCTCAAATTTGGAAAAACGGACCTACAAAAGATCAATAGGGACTTCGTTTACACGCCATATGAGCACGGAAAGCCCATGCGCGATATTTTAATCGGCCCGGCAAACCCAAATTACACTCCGCTTTCTGAGGTTTCCAGCAACTTTAAAAACGCCATACTTACCTCCGAAGATCCTTCTTTCTTTACCCATAAGGGCTTTGTGGAGGAATCTATCCGTAAATCTATTGCCGTAAACTTTAAGGCGAAGAAATTTGTTAGAGGTGGAAGTACCATATCCATGCAGCTGGTAAAAAACATATTCTTAAGCAGACAAAAAACATTATCGCGAAAAGCAGAAGAAATTCTTATTGTATGGCTGATTGAAAACAACCATCTGGTGAGCAAAAACCGCATGTTGGAGGTTTATTTTAACATCATTGAAATGGGCCAGAACATTTACGGAATTGGAGAAGCTACAAGGTATTATTTTGGTAAAAAACCATCTGATCTGAATATTGGAGAAGGAATTTTCCTGGCCAACATTGTTCCGAGACCTAAGATAGCATTGTATAAATTTAAAGATAACGGCGAGCTTAAAGACTATCTTTATCCTTACTTTAAATTTATCGGGAAGATTATGGCGGGAAGAGGTTTAACACCTAATGATAGCAGTGGATATGGCTTTTATAATGTCCGCCTGCGCGAAGGATTAAGGAAATACCTGCTGCCGGACTCGACCAAAATCGATACAACCGCATTTGACAATGATGATCCACTGCCTGCTATCGAAACCCACGATGCGCCAAAGAGTTTATTCGATAGGATATTCGGCAGACAAAAAAAGGACACCACGGCTACTCCGTCGGTAAAAATAGACACGACCAAAACGAAGAAACAATTGAGGCAGGAGCGCCGGGAACAACGAAAAAGAGAAAAAGAACAAGAGAAGGCAAAACAGTTATAA
- a CDS encoding Mrp/NBP35 family ATP-binding protein: protein MISPEQVLAALRNVEDPDLKKDLVTLNMIKDLKIVDKQVSFTLELTTPACPMKDMLKNACLNAIKHFVSQDAEVEINITSRVTKPMDTTQLKAIRNIILVSSGKGGVGKSTVASNLAITLATDGAKVGLIDADIYGPSVPIMFDLVGEKPSARETEEGKTLIMPVEKYGIKLLSLGFFADPDQPVPWRGPMASNAVKQLFNDVDWGELDYLIVDLPPGTGDIHITITQSFPIAGAVIVTTPQQVALADTRKGLAMFKMPGINIPVLGVVENMAYFTPEELPDNKYYIFGKDGGKELAKSFSVPFLGEIPIVQSITAGGDNGKPVALDKDNNIAVSFAEIAGRVAQQIAINNAQTVGVAALAADK, encoded by the coding sequence ATGATTAGCCCAGAACAAGTTCTAGCCGCTTTGAGAAATGTTGAGGATCCGGATCTTAAGAAAGATTTGGTTACGCTGAATATGATCAAAGACTTAAAAATAGTTGATAAACAGGTAAGTTTTACCTTGGAATTAACGACCCCTGCTTGTCCGATGAAGGATATGCTAAAGAATGCATGTTTAAATGCAATTAAGCACTTTGTGAGTCAGGACGCCGAAGTAGAAATCAATATTACTTCCAGAGTAACCAAACCAATGGATACCACCCAGCTTAAAGCGATCAGGAATATTATCCTGGTATCTTCAGGTAAGGGCGGAGTGGGTAAATCGACTGTTGCCAGTAACCTGGCCATCACACTTGCTACTGACGGCGCAAAAGTGGGGCTTATAGATGCAGATATTTATGGGCCATCTGTGCCGATAATGTTTGATCTTGTGGGCGAAAAACCATCAGCAAGGGAAACTGAAGAGGGGAAAACATTAATTATGCCGGTAGAGAAGTATGGTATAAAGCTCCTTTCTCTGGGCTTTTTTGCAGATCCTGATCAGCCGGTGCCATGGCGTGGACCTATGGCTTCCAATGCAGTAAAGCAACTTTTTAACGATGTAGATTGGGGTGAGTTAGATTACCTTATTGTAGACCTTCCGCCAGGAACTGGAGATATTCACATTACCATTACTCAAAGTTTCCCGATAGCGGGAGCTGTGATTGTTACTACACCTCAGCAAGTGGCGTTGGCAGACACACGAAAAGGACTGGCAATGTTTAAAATGCCGGGCATCAATATTCCTGTGCTTGGAGTGGTAGAAAATATGGCGTATTTTACACCTGAAGAGCTGCCGGATAATAAGTATTATATTTTTGGAAAAGACGGGGGTAAGGAGCTCGCAAAATCATTTTCGGTGCCATTCCTTGGAGAGATTCCTATCGTACAAAGTATTACTGCAGGTGGTGATAACGGAAAGCCGGTAGCTTTAGATAAGGACAATAACATAGCGGTGTCCTTTGCCGAAATTGCAGGGAGGGTAGCACAGCAAATTGCTATAAATAATGCACAAACGGTAGGAGTCGCTGCGTTGGCTGCTGACAAATGA
- a CDS encoding NifU family protein yields MNLTEQVEQALETIRPYLIADGGNVAIEEITVNNVVRLKLLGNCGSCKMSFMTMKAGVEQAIMKAVPQITAVEAINLTEPV; encoded by the coding sequence ATGAATTTAACAGAACAAGTAGAGCAGGCACTAGAAACTATCCGACCATATTTAATTGCTGATGGTGGAAATGTAGCTATAGAAGAGATTACAGTGAATAATGTGGTTAGATTGAAATTATTGGGTAACTGCGGATCCTGCAAAATGAGCTTTATGACAATGAAGGCGGGTGTTGAACAAGCAATTATGAAAGCTGTTCCTCAAATTACTGCTGTTGAAGCAATAAACCTGACAGAGCCGGTTTAA